A region of Blastocatellia bacterium DNA encodes the following proteins:
- a CDS encoding zinc-ribbon domain-containing protein: MIICPNCGASNKPGSSVCRMCAASMPEVPQYANPQQGQGGGFPATVIAGDQERLNASAAPPPEIECPNCHTLNEAGWSFCQQCGQRLPAPPPPSAEAPQTFKTVPTEMPPPERNNLQTVVANRPITEPISPPQPQQQQQPPQPPPNLRTVAEPRPVMPADFHKDMSTVVEPISATEQPAAQQQAPPQPPPAAPTPPQPPSSGASSIAPTVVPSNPTVQPMASPQPGAITCPKCNYSNSPGNSFCANCGNVLTVARTIVMASPLAAPRGRLHLVMEGGQQGEVFDLSDDTIVGRSQGDITFPHDGFMSGRHARIERRGATYVLTDAGSRNGTFIKIKGEVELKPGDMVLIGKQLFRFEL, encoded by the coding sequence ATGATCATCTGTCCGAATTGCGGGGCCAGCAACAAGCCCGGTTCGAGCGTCTGCCGAATGTGCGCTGCGTCCATGCCCGAAGTGCCGCAATACGCCAACCCGCAACAGGGCCAGGGTGGCGGATTTCCGGCGACCGTCATTGCCGGCGATCAAGAGCGCCTCAACGCCAGCGCCGCCCCGCCGCCGGAGATCGAATGCCCGAATTGTCACACGCTGAATGAAGCCGGCTGGTCGTTTTGCCAGCAATGCGGCCAGCGGTTGCCGGCGCCGCCACCGCCGTCAGCCGAAGCGCCGCAAACCTTTAAGACGGTGCCGACCGAGATGCCGCCGCCGGAGCGGAATAACTTGCAAACCGTTGTTGCCAACCGCCCGATCACTGAGCCGATCAGCCCGCCGCAACCACAGCAGCAGCAACAACCGCCGCAACCGCCGCCTAACCTGCGGACGGTCGCCGAGCCGCGGCCCGTGATGCCGGCGGACTTTCACAAGGACATGTCAACCGTAGTCGAGCCGATCAGCGCGACCGAGCAGCCCGCGGCACAGCAGCAGGCACCGCCGCAACCGCCGCCCGCTGCGCCAACGCCGCCGCAGCCGCCATCGAGCGGGGCGTCATCCATCGCGCCGACTGTCGTGCCGTCTAACCCAACCGTGCAGCCGATGGCTTCGCCGCAGCCGGGCGCTATCACTTGTCCAAAATGTAATTATTCAAACAGCCCCGGCAATTCGTTCTGCGCCAATTGCGGCAACGTGCTTACGGTCGCTCGCACCATCGTCATGGCGTCGCCGCTGGCGGCCCCCAGAGGCCGCTTGCACCTGGTCATGGAGGGCGGCCAGCAGGGCGAAGTGTTTGACCTCTCCGACGACACCATCGTCGGGCGCAGCCAGGGCGACATCACGTTTCCGCACGACGGCTTTATGTCGGGCCGCCATGCGCGCATCGAGCGGCGCGGCGCGACCTACGTGCTGACGGACGCCGGCAGCCGCAACGGCACCTTCATCAAGATCAAGGGCGAAGTCGAGTTGAAGCCCGGCGACATGGTCTTGATCGGTAAACAGCTTTTCCGATTTGAACTCTAG
- a CDS encoding Stp1/IreP family PP2C-type Ser/Thr phosphatase yields MMSKIQVSVYAGTDIGMHRSGNEDAFLVADLTTGAIGLGPEMSTHPMGERGSLMIVSDGMGGAAAGEVASELAVTTIREALMECPPDMDTVVRLRIATESANERIWNEAQSNPELSGMGATVTATIVQSGLAYIAQVGDSRAYLIRGQQIKQLTKDQSFVQMLIDAGAIQPEQAASVPQNVIMQALGTQPNVKVAMTTIRLFRNDCLLLCSDGLSNKLGPDEMKQAVEQAGDLKGACRALINVANERGGEDNITVVLARFDGEGLQSASESQTITGSLTGAHEDFFAGATNNYNVPPDPGKTAVLRIPVGSEEPPPADDGYMQPAAQPAAATALATDEPSPYLSPEFVQAGQVHYQKKSYTAIILMAIGALLLIAATVYFVYRYYVRTVAPPSTPPPASEPAASEPASQTPAESQPAAQPPAESQPANPQPANPQPSPQQP; encoded by the coding sequence ATGATGAGCAAGATTCAAGTCTCCGTCTACGCCGGCACAGACATTGGCATGCATCGCAGCGGCAACGAGGATGCCTTCCTGGTGGCCGATTTGACGACTGGCGCAATTGGGTTGGGGCCGGAAATGAGCACCCACCCGATGGGCGAGCGCGGCAGCCTGATGATCGTCTCTGACGGCATGGGCGGCGCGGCGGCGGGCGAGGTCGCAAGCGAGCTGGCGGTCACTACCATCCGCGAAGCGCTGATGGAATGCCCGCCCGACATGGACACCGTGGTGCGGTTGCGCATCGCCACCGAGAGCGCCAACGAGCGCATCTGGAACGAGGCGCAGTCCAACCCGGAGCTGAGCGGCATGGGCGCGACCGTTACCGCCACCATCGTGCAGAGCGGCCTGGCCTACATTGCCCAGGTGGGCGATTCGCGCGCTTATCTGATTCGCGGCCAGCAGATCAAACAGCTGACCAAGGACCAGTCGTTCGTGCAGATGTTGATTGACGCCGGCGCCATCCAGCCCGAACAGGCGGCGTCGGTTCCGCAAAACGTCATCATGCAGGCGCTCGGCACGCAGCCGAACGTCAAGGTCGCGATGACCACCATCCGCCTGTTTCGCAACGACTGCCTGCTGCTGTGCAGCGACGGATTGTCGAACAAGCTGGGGCCGGATGAGATGAAGCAGGCGGTCGAGCAGGCCGGCGATCTGAAGGGTGCCTGCCGCGCCTTGATCAATGTCGCCAACGAGCGCGGCGGCGAGGACAATATCACGGTGGTGCTGGCGCGCTTCGACGGCGAAGGCTTGCAGTCGGCAAGCGAATCGCAGACGATCACCGGCAGCCTGACGGGCGCGCACGAAGACTTTTTCGCCGGCGCCACCAACAATTACAACGTGCCGCCTGATCCCGGCAAGACCGCCGTGCTGCGCATCCCTGTTGGCAGCGAAGAACCGCCGCCCGCCGATGACGGGTATATGCAGCCGGCGGCGCAACCGGCAGCCGCGACGGCCCTGGCCACAGACGAGCCGTCGCCCTACCTTTCGCCGGAGTTTGTTCAGGCCGGTCAGGTTCATTACCAGAAGAAGAGCTACACGGCGATTATCCTCATGGCCATCGGCGCGCTGCTGCTGATCGCCGCAACCGTCTACTTCGTCTACCGCTATTACGTGCGAACGGTGGCGCCGCCCAGCACGCCGCCCCCCGCCAGCGAGCCGGCAGCAAGCGAACCGGCAAGCCAGACGCCTGCCGAAAGCCAGCCGGCGGCGCAACCACCTGCCGAAAGCCAGCCGGCAAACCCGCAGCCGGCAAACCCGCAGCCGAGCCCGCAACAGCCTTGA
- a CDS encoding glucosidase → MKKQPDAIPPPTQEHARLKETGEGVPPWRRWGPYVSERAWGTVREDYSDDGNAWRHLPHDMARAKAYRWGEDGLAGISDRYQLLVFGLALWNERDPILKERAFGLVPSEGNHGEDVKEYYFYLDSTPTHSYMKYLYKYPQREFPYNQLISENQRREGRGFEYELMDTGIFDDDRYFDVFVEYAKASAEDILIRITAFNRGPEAAPLHLLPHLWFRNTWSWTEPPGPPPEITPGPRGEGFTSIVADHTPAEMLKTIPFKYHIGARYLYCDTDAEPLFTNNETNPAIDRQPRNTSRFDYFKDAFHRHIIGGEPVVNPERRGTKSCFHYKAEVPAGGSLVMRLRLTPDQYGAGHVPEGHKVTGSLSLTNLSPFADFDAVFVERRREADEFYDHIHPPKASEDERRVQRQAFAGLLWTKQSYIFDVHKWLDGDNPADPPPESRWNIRNQHWLHLNSLRVLTMPDKWEYPWFAAWDLAFQCVPLALVDPEFAKENLWLMLFEQFQHPSGQIPAYEWEFADLNPPVHAWACWRVYNMDRIRSGVADRAWLEKCFHKMLINFAWWVNKVDREGNNIFEGGFLGLDNITVIDRSEKLQQGVVLEQSDATGWMGMFCLNLMRIAVELAKTNPVYEGLATKFFEHYVYVGAAMKRRGGRDYSLWDEREQFFYDVLRYPNGEFHKFRVRSLVGIIPLYAVERLETDWITTFEDFKGNLEWFVRNRQDIVSNCVHEIEHDGMKVYVLAIVDQEQMASILWRVFNADEFLSDYGIRSLSKYHEQHPYVFGSSEVRYEPAESDNKIKGGNSNWRGPLWFPTTFLLIESLRKLGKAYGSSFKMRLADDSEVTLWQMAEMAANRMIKIFTRDETGRRPVYGGSKKFQEDPHWRDYVLFYEYFHGDNGAGIGASHQTGWTALVASLIDEWRH, encoded by the coding sequence ATGAAAAAGCAACCGGACGCGATACCTCCTCCGACTCAAGAACATGCAAGGCTCAAAGAAACCGGCGAAGGCGTGCCGCCGTGGCGGCGCTGGGGGCCTTATGTCAGCGAGCGCGCCTGGGGCACTGTGCGCGAAGACTACAGCGACGACGGCAACGCCTGGCGTCACCTGCCGCACGACATGGCGCGCGCCAAAGCTTACCGCTGGGGCGAAGACGGGCTGGCAGGCATCTCGGACCGCTATCAGTTGCTGGTCTTCGGGCTGGCGCTGTGGAACGAGCGCGACCCGATATTGAAAGAGCGCGCCTTTGGGCTTGTCCCCTCGGAAGGCAATCACGGCGAGGACGTCAAGGAATACTATTTCTACCTCGACTCGACTCCGACGCACTCGTACATGAAGTACCTCTACAAATATCCGCAACGTGAGTTCCCTTACAATCAGTTGATTTCCGAGAACCAGCGGCGAGAGGGGCGCGGCTTCGAGTACGAGTTGATGGACACGGGGATATTCGACGATGACCGCTACTTCGATGTCTTCGTCGAATATGCCAAGGCGTCGGCTGAAGACATACTGATTCGCATCACGGCGTTCAACCGCGGCCCGGAAGCGGCGCCGCTGCACCTGCTGCCGCACCTGTGGTTCCGCAACACCTGGAGCTGGACCGAGCCGCCCGGCCCGCCGCCTGAGATTACTCCCGGCCCGCGGGGCGAAGGGTTCACCAGTATCGTCGCCGATCACACGCCCGCCGAGATGCTCAAGACGATCCCCTTCAAGTACCACATCGGCGCGCGCTATCTCTACTGCGACACCGATGCCGAGCCGCTGTTTACGAACAACGAGACCAACCCGGCGATTGACCGGCAGCCGCGCAACACGTCGCGCTTCGACTATTTCAAAGACGCCTTCCACCGCCACATCATCGGCGGCGAGCCGGTCGTCAATCCCGAGCGGCGCGGCACCAAGAGTTGCTTTCATTACAAAGCCGAGGTGCCGGCGGGCGGCTCCTTGGTGATGCGTCTGCGCCTGACGCCTGACCAGTATGGTGCGGGCCATGTGCCCGAAGGCCACAAGGTCACCGGCAGCCTGAGCCTGACAAACCTCTCGCCATTTGCCGACTTCGACGCGGTCTTTGTAGAGCGCCGCCGCGAGGCCGACGAGTTTTACGATCACATTCATCCGCCCAAAGCCAGCGAAGACGAGCGCCGCGTGCAGCGGCAGGCGTTCGCCGGCCTCTTGTGGACGAAGCAGAGTTACATCTTCGACGTTCACAAATGGCTGGACGGCGATAACCCCGCCGACCCGCCGCCGGAATCGCGCTGGAACATACGCAACCAGCACTGGCTGCACCTGAATTCGCTGCGCGTGCTGACGATGCCTGACAAGTGGGAGTACCCGTGGTTCGCCGCCTGGGATTTAGCTTTTCAGTGCGTGCCGCTGGCGCTGGTTGATCCCGAATTCGCCAAAGAGAATCTCTGGCTGATGCTGTTCGAGCAGTTCCAGCACCCCAGCGGCCAGATACCGGCCTACGAGTGGGAGTTCGCCGACCTGAACCCGCCGGTGCATGCGTGGGCTTGCTGGCGCGTCTACAACATGGATCGCATTCGCAGCGGGGTGGCCGACCGCGCCTGGCTCGAAAAATGTTTTCACAAGATGCTGATCAACTTCGCCTGGTGGGTGAACAAAGTAGACCGCGAGGGCAATAACATCTTCGAAGGCGGCTTTCTCGGCTTAGACAACATCACGGTGATTGACCGCAGCGAGAAGCTCCAGCAGGGCGTCGTGCTGGAGCAGTCGGACGCGACCGGCTGGATGGGCATGTTCTGTCTGAACCTGATGCGCATCGCCGTCGAGCTGGCGAAAACCAACCCGGTTTACGAAGGGCTGGCGACGAAATTCTTCGAGCATTACGTCTATGTCGGCGCGGCGATGAAGCGGCGCGGCGGGCGCGATTACAGCCTGTGGGACGAGCGCGAACAGTTTTTCTATGACGTGCTGCGCTACCCGAACGGCGAGTTCCACAAGTTCCGCGTGCGCTCGCTGGTCGGCATCATCCCGCTCTACGCCGTCGAGCGGCTGGAGACCGACTGGATCACGACTTTCGAAGATTTCAAAGGCAACCTCGAATGGTTCGTGCGCAACCGCCAGGACATCGTGAGCAACTGCGTCCATGAGATTGAGCATGACGGCATGAAAGTCTACGTGCTGGCCATCGTTGACCAGGAGCAGATGGCGAGCATTCTATGGCGCGTCTTTAACGCTGACGAGTTTCTGTCAGACTACGGCATTCGCAGCTTATCGAAGTATCACGAGCAGCACCCCTACGTTTTCGGCAGCAGCGAGGTGCGCTATGAGCCGGCAGAATCCGACAACAAGATCAAAGGCGGCAACTCGAACTGGCGCGGCCCGCTCTGGTTCCCGACGACCTTCCTGCTGATCGAGTCACTGAGGAAGCTCGGCAAGGCGTATGGATCGAGCTTCAAGATGCGGCTGGCCGATGATAGCGAAGTGACGCTGTGGCAGATGGCCGAGATGGCGGCCAATCGCATGATCAAGATTTTCACGCGCGACGAAACGGGCCGCCGCCCGGTCTACGGCGGCTCGAAGAAATTTCAGGAAGATCCGCACTGGCGCGACTACGTGTTGTTCTACGAGTACTTTCACGGCGACAACGGCGCGGGCATCGGTGCGAGCCACCAGACCGGCTGGACGGCGCTGGTCGCTTCGTTGATTGACGAGTGGCGGCACTGA
- a CDS encoding transposase, whose protein sequence is MKAYKFKIKKPSKRIVQAFEQTLDLCRELYNAALQERRDAYKVQHKSIGLIEQCKELTEIRGFRPDVAGLHSQVAQDVLKRIDKAFKAFFLRVKKNEKAGYPRFKGKHRYNSFTYPQSGFRLDGDKLTLSRIGSMRLRLSREVEGKIKTCTIKRQVDGWFVIFAVEESYLPYIPKRGDSVGIDVGIENFATLSTGEVIENPKYLRQAEGELKIAQRKVSKKKLRGSNRHQAARILARKHQRVANQRRDFFHKLSNQLIREFDEIAVEDLNIKGMVKNHHLAKSISDAAWNTFLQILIAKAENAGRRVWKVAAAFTSQDCSRCGERVKKSLAIREHRCIGCGLVLHRDHNAAINILARTAPFARVKAASPDDQKIRFL, encoded by the coding sequence GTGAAGGCGTACAAGTTCAAAATCAAAAAGCCCTCGAAACGGATTGTTCAAGCATTTGAGCAAACGCTTGATTTGTGTCGTGAACTCTATAATGCCGCGCTTCAAGAAAGACGTGACGCCTACAAGGTGCAACACAAGAGTATTGGTCTTATTGAGCAATGCAAGGAACTCACGGAGATTCGCGGTTTTCGACCTGATGTTGCCGGGCTGCACTCACAAGTAGCGCAAGACGTTTTGAAGCGTATAGACAAAGCCTTCAAAGCCTTCTTTTTGCGAGTCAAGAAAAACGAGAAGGCGGGCTATCCAAGATTCAAAGGGAAGCATCGCTATAATTCGTTCACCTATCCGCAGTCTGGCTTTCGATTGGACGGCGACAAGCTCACGCTCTCGCGCATAGGCTCAATGAGACTGAGGCTGTCGCGGGAGGTTGAAGGCAAAATCAAGACCTGTACTATCAAGCGGCAAGTGGACGGTTGGTTTGTCATCTTTGCAGTCGAAGAAAGCTACTTGCCTTATATTCCGAAAAGGGGCGACAGCGTAGGCATTGATGTTGGCATTGAAAACTTCGCCACACTCTCTACGGGCGAAGTCATTGAGAATCCAAAATATCTGCGTCAGGCTGAAGGTGAATTGAAAATCGCACAGCGCAAGGTGAGCAAGAAGAAACTGCGCGGCTCGAATCGTCACCAAGCCGCTCGCATCCTTGCGCGAAAGCATCAGAGAGTTGCGAATCAGCGCAGAGACTTCTTTCACAAACTAAGCAATCAACTCATTCGAGAGTTTGATGAGATTGCCGTTGAAGATTTGAACATCAAAGGGATGGTGAAGAACCACCACCTTGCTAAAAGCATCAGTGATGCGGCATGGAACACTTTTCTTCAAATACTCATTGCCAAAGCTGAGAATGCTGGACGGCGAGTATGGAAAGTGGCCGCCGCGTTCACTTCGCAGGATTGCTCTCGATGTGGCGAGCGGGTCAAGAAATCGCTCGCCATCCGTGAGCATCGCTGTATTGGTTGTGGCCTTGTGCTCCATCGTGACCATAACGCTGCGATCAATATTCTGGCTCGGACTGCGCCATTTGCGAGGGTGAAGGCTGCTTCACCCGACGACCAAAAAATCCGCTTCCTTTAA
- a CDS encoding 3D domain-containing protein, whose amino-acid sequence MNHTPNRRFTSSLSSGLSILAIFAFGYSINGHAQSVRTGDHPTITKSTEEKSLDIPGTFKDLPAAKDAVTSKRTVIIARPTARRSVNVAPLAIDESKGVTSRSPIRGDVRHTMRSAAPVGIHSDAADVAEATDAEFEDFHATAYCLQGRTASGEFVQQGFIAADPRVLPLGTVVHIRAGRYTGTYTVKDTGERIKGRRVDVYVPSYREAKAFGRRPVKIKVIGRAGRKAGAAGKAGLLADTQ is encoded by the coding sequence ATGAATCACACCCCCAACAGGAGATTCACCAGCAGCCTCTCCTCAGGTTTATCGATTCTGGCGATTTTTGCATTCGGGTACTCCATAAACGGCCACGCCCAATCGGTGCGTACCGGAGATCATCCCACCATTACGAAATCAACCGAAGAAAAATCCCTCGACATCCCCGGCACCTTCAAAGACCTGCCCGCCGCCAAAGATGCGGTCACCTCGAAGCGCACGGTCATCATCGCTCGCCCCACCGCGCGCCGATCTGTCAATGTAGCGCCGCTCGCGATTGACGAGAGCAAAGGCGTCACCTCGCGTTCGCCGATTCGCGGCGATGTGAGGCACACAATGAGAAGCGCCGCGCCCGTCGGCATCCACAGCGATGCCGCTGATGTGGCAGAAGCTACAGACGCAGAGTTCGAGGATTTTCACGCCACCGCCTATTGCCTGCAAGGGCGCACGGCTTCCGGCGAGTTTGTCCAGCAAGGCTTCATCGCGGCTGACCCGCGTGTGCTGCCGCTGGGCACGGTCGTTCACATTCGTGCGGGGAGATACACAGGAACCTACACGGTCAAAGACACCGGCGAGCGCATTAAAGGGCGCCGGGTTGACGTGTACGTGCCGAGCTATAGAGAAGCCAAGGCGTTCGGTCGGCGCCCGGTGAAGATTAAAGTCATCGGTCGCGCGGGACGCAAGGCTGGTGCGGCAGGCAAGGCTGGCCTGCTCGCCGATACGCAATAG
- a CDS encoding YetF domain-containing protein, with the protein MDAKLWTDLLHPDISIVEKIIRPILVYLFLIAGLRLAGKRELAQLNPFDLVVLLTLSNTVQNAIIGNDNSVLGGLIGATTLLLVNYVVVRFFYTHTRLDRMIEGDADVLIENGQINEARCKKELITRAELEAAARRQGFTSLADIERAVLEPGGTLTFIGKRPTAEATRHDELLAKLDAVLRELAELKKATR; encoded by the coding sequence ATGGACGCCAAGCTCTGGACAGACTTGCTGCACCCGGACATCTCGATAGTCGAAAAGATTATTCGCCCGATCCTCGTCTACCTCTTCCTGATCGCCGGACTCAGGCTGGCGGGCAAGCGCGAGCTCGCCCAGCTCAACCCGTTCGACCTTGTGGTTTTGCTTACATTGTCGAACACCGTGCAGAACGCCATCATCGGCAATGACAATTCGGTGCTCGGCGGTTTGATCGGCGCGACGACGCTGCTGTTGGTCAACTATGTGGTCGTGCGCTTCTTCTACACGCACACGCGGCTCGACCGCATGATTGAAGGCGACGCCGACGTGCTGATTGAAAATGGCCAGATCAATGAAGCGCGCTGTAAGAAAGAACTGATCACCCGCGCCGAGCTTGAAGCCGCGGCGCGCCGGCAGGGCTTCACGTCGCTCGCTGATATTGAGCGCGCCGTGCTAGAGCCCGGCGGCACACTCACTTTCATCGGCAAACGACCGACGGCCGAAGCGACGCGCCACGACGAGTTGCTGGCCAAACTTGATGCTGTGCTGCGCGAGCTTGCCGAGCTGAAGAAAGCGACGCGGTGA
- a CDS encoding aldo/keto reductase, which yields MSIQGSATIEGTRRYASRLAAVTAAGHFRQQQELCMSSIGLGTYLGHWDERTDRMYQEAIRRAVELGCNVIDSSINYRFQRSERAIGAALKQLFENKRAARDEVIVATKGGFIPFDNEPPRDARAWIVENIIATGAATADEIVGGSHCMAPGYLDHQLSRSLENLDLDCVDIYYIHNPETQLQGLTREQFNQRIRAAFAFLEEAAAGGRIRVYGTATWNGYRQPPTARDYLSLEELVGIAHELAGDEHHFRVIQLPYNLAMPEALTEGNQTVAGEPLSLLMAADRLGMTVMCSASILQARLSAGLPDFVAATLKGLKTDAQRAIQFVRSTPGVTTALVGMSHRSHVEENLEVARVEPPPVEQFFEMFSSGE from the coding sequence ATGAGCATACAGGGAAGCGCGACGATAGAGGGGACGCGGCGTTATGCATCGCGGCTCGCGGCGGTGACGGCGGCAGGCCATTTCCGCCAGCAGCAAGAGCTGTGTATGTCGTCTATCGGGCTGGGCACTTACCTGGGCCACTGGGATGAGCGCACCGACCGCATGTATCAGGAAGCCATCCGGCGTGCCGTTGAACTGGGCTGCAACGTCATTGACTCGTCGATCAACTACCGCTTCCAGCGCAGCGAGCGCGCCATTGGCGCGGCGCTCAAACAGCTATTCGAGAACAAGCGGGCGGCGCGTGACGAAGTGATCGTCGCGACCAAAGGCGGCTTCATCCCCTTTGACAACGAGCCGCCGCGCGATGCCCGCGCCTGGATCGTCGAAAACATCATTGCGACCGGCGCCGCGACGGCAGACGAGATCGTCGGCGGCAGCCATTGCATGGCCCCCGGTTATCTCGATCATCAACTGTCGCGCAGTCTTGAGAATCTCGATCTCGATTGCGTTGATATTTATTACATTCACAACCCGGAAACGCAGTTGCAGGGGCTGACGCGCGAGCAGTTCAATCAGCGCATTCGCGCCGCCTTCGCCTTTCTCGAAGAGGCCGCCGCCGGCGGGCGCATCCGCGTCTACGGCACGGCGACCTGGAACGGTTATCGCCAGCCGCCGACGGCGCGCGATTATCTATCGCTTGAAGAACTGGTCGGCATTGCCCACGAGCTTGCGGGTGACGAGCATCACTTCCGCGTCATTCAATTGCCATACAACCTGGCGATGCCGGAAGCCCTGACCGAGGGCAATCAAACGGTCGCCGGGGAACCGCTATCGCTGCTGATGGCGGCAGACCGTCTGGGAATGACGGTGATGTGCAGCGCGTCGATCTTGCAAGCGCGGCTGAGCGCCGGCTTGCCGGACTTCGTCGCCGCGACCCTGAAAGGGCTCAAAACCGACGCGCAACGCGCCATCCAATTCGTGCGCTCGACGCCGGGGGTAACGACAGCGCTCGTCGGCATGAGCCATCGCTCGCACGTCGAAGAAAACCTCGAAGTCGCGCGCGTCGAGCCGCCGCCGGTCGAACAGTTCTTCGAGATGTTTTCGAGCGGAGAATAA
- a CDS encoding L-lactate permease, which translates to MNWTQVYDPMGAWWLSTLVATLPVVVLLGLLAVFRVKPHWAALFGALTAIACASLVFQMPWRLSAASLGFGAAFGILKIAWIVVAAVFLYDVTVYTGQFEIMKSSVARITEDRRLQALLVAFCFGALIEGAAGFGAPVAIAGAFLIGLGFKPFHAAALNLIANTAPVAWGAIGTPVHTLAAVSGLPEADLNAMLGRILPITALIVPFWLVRTIVGWRETFEVLPAILVVGISFAATQFVWSNFVDSNLVDIVGGVVSLVTTTVFLRFWKPKRIWRGAEGEENQADASQARPAERVYSARQIARAWMPFVVLTLFVLLWGLPVIKSTMNRWTTPAAERGGWEVPALHGAVTRAAPVVASPQPEAAKFDFNWLAATGTGCFLAALVAGFLLGVAPIQLAKVFWGTLVRMRFAVLAIAFMLGLGFVTRYSGMDAVMGLAFTRTGRLFPFFGTFLGWLGVALTGSDTSSNALFGGLQRITAEQLGLNPVLMCAANSAGGVMGKMVDAQSIVVATAATNQVGNEGLIFRFVLWHSVALAAIVGLIVMAYAYLFTGAVPR; encoded by the coding sequence ATGAACTGGACACAGGTGTATGACCCGATGGGCGCGTGGTGGCTATCGACGCTGGTGGCGACGCTGCCCGTCGTCGTGCTGTTGGGATTGCTGGCGGTCTTCCGCGTCAAGCCGCACTGGGCGGCGCTCTTCGGGGCGCTGACGGCGATTGCCTGCGCCAGCCTGGTCTTCCAGATGCCGTGGCGGCTGTCGGCGGCGAGCCTCGGATTTGGCGCGGCCTTCGGCATCTTGAAGATCGCCTGGATCGTCGTCGCGGCGGTCTTTCTCTATGACGTGACGGTCTACACAGGGCAGTTCGAGATTATGAAATCGTCCGTCGCTCGCATCACCGAAGACCGCCGCCTGCAAGCCCTGCTCGTCGCCTTCTGCTTCGGCGCGCTCATCGAAGGCGCCGCAGGGTTCGGCGCGCCTGTGGCCATTGCCGGCGCTTTTCTGATCGGCCTCGGCTTCAAGCCATTTCACGCGGCGGCATTGAACCTGATCGCTAACACCGCGCCGGTCGCCTGGGGCGCGATTGGCACGCCTGTCCACACGCTCGCCGCCGTGTCGGGTTTGCCGGAAGCCGACTTGAATGCCATGCTTGGTCGCATCCTGCCGATCACGGCCCTCATCGTGCCCTTCTGGCTGGTGCGCACCATCGTCGGCTGGCGCGAAACCTTTGAAGTGCTGCCCGCCATTCTAGTCGTCGGCATTAGCTTTGCCGCAACGCAATTCGTCTGGTCGAATTTTGTGGATAGCAATCTGGTTGACATCGTCGGCGGCGTTGTCTCTCTGGTGACGACGACGGTTTTCTTACGCTTCTGGAAACCGAAGCGCATCTGGCGCGGCGCCGAGGGTGAAGAAAATCAGGCTGACGCGAGCCAGGCGCGGCCCGCCGAGCGCGTCTATTCGGCGCGGCAGATCGCGCGCGCATGGATGCCCTTCGTCGTCCTCACACTCTTCGTGCTGCTCTGGGGATTGCCTGTGATCAAGTCCACAATGAATCGCTGGACGACGCCGGCAGCAGAGCGCGGCGGCTGGGAAGTGCCGGCGCTGCACGGCGCGGTCACGCGCGCCGCGCCGGTCGTCGCCAGCCCGCAGCCCGAAGCCGCGAAGTTCGATTTCAACTGGTTGGCGGCAACCGGCACAGGCTGTTTTCTCGCCGCCCTGGTCGCCGGCTTTTTGCTCGGCGTCGCGCCGATTCAGTTGGCAAAGGTCTTCTGGGGCACGCTCGTCCGCATGCGCTTTGCGGTGCTGGCGATTGCCTTCATGCTCGGGCTGGGCTTTGTGACGCGCTATTCGGGGATGGACGCGGTGATGGGCCTGGCATTCACGCGCACAGGCAGGTTGTTTCCCTTCTTCGGGACGTTTCTCGGCTGGCTCGGCGTGGCGCTGACGGGCAGCGATACATCGTCGAATGCGCTGTTCGGCGGCTTGCAGCGCATCACCGCCGAGCAGCTCGGATTAAACCCTGTGTTGATGTGCGCCGCCAACAGCGCCGGCGGCGTTATGGGCAAGATGGTTGACGCGCAATCCATCGTCGTCGCCACCGCCGCGACGAATCAGGTCGGCAACGAGGGGCTGATCTTTCGCTTCGTGCTATGGCACTCCGTCGCGCTTGCGGCCATCGTTGGGTTGATCGTGATGGCTTACG